The Primulina eburnea isolate SZY01 chromosome 6, ASM2296580v1, whole genome shotgun sequence genome contains a region encoding:
- the LOC140835192 gene encoding RING-H2 finger protein ATL1 codes for METPSLHPSHPGFPIIAVAIIGILATAFLLLSYYIFVIKCCLNWHRIDLSTRFSVSRRRPIEDPLMVHSPLAENRGLDHAAIRSIPIFQFKKLGDTKDESERSKCVVCLNEFQERDKLRIIPNCRHLFHIDCIDVWLQSNANCPLCRTSISATTNPDIKFHVNQVLAPNPAQDQNPNTNHDSLFRDEDYVVIEIGYGTQTTRSSTPLHFSSGELLSIIPSPSNIEPGILLKKSKKFSYISSMGDECIDIRKKDEQFAVDQPIRRSFSMDSADDRQLYLAVQEIITQQQTQVNREVNHCIEGCSSRVKRSFFSFRHGRSASRNAVHQTFFLIYSSPALRNRSLFHFISHTATMKILVAIKRVIDYAVKIRVKPDKTGVDSSSVKMSMNPFCEIGLEEALRIKESGRASEVVAVSVGPSQCVDTLRTGLAMGADRAIHVEYPGTLYPLSVAKILRALVNIEKPGLLFLGKQAIDDDCNQTGQMLAGLLQWPQGTFASKVVLDEENKVVTVDREVDGGLETLCLDIPAVITTDLRLNQPRYATLPNIMKAKSKVIKKFTPQDLNVEIKSDLEVVQVTEPPKRKAGVILSTVDELLDKLKNEARVI; via the exons atggAGACTCCATctctgcatccatcacaccctGGTTTCCCAATTATAGCGGTCGCCATTATAGGCATTTTAGCCACAGCTTTCTTGCTGCTTAGCTACTACATCTTTGTGATCAAATGTTGCTTGAATTGGCACCGGATCGATCTGTCGACCCGATTTTCGGTCTCTAGAAGACGTCCTATTGAAGACCCTTTGATGGTTCACTCTCCTTTGGCCGAGAATCGGGGACTCGACCATGCTGCAATAAGATCAATCCCTATCTTCCAGTTCAAGAAATTAGGCGATACAAAAGATGAATCAGAAAGGTCGAAATGTGTGGTTTGTTTGAATGAGTTTCAAGAAAGGGATAAGCTAAGAATTATCCCCAACTGTCGCCATTTATTTCACATAGATTGTATAGATGTTTGGCTTCAAAGCAATGCTAACTGTCCACTTTGCAGAACCAGCATCTCAGCCACGACAAACCCTGACATCAAGTTCCATGTAAACCAAGTTCTTGCTCCAAATCCCGCTCAAGATCAAAATCCCAACACAAATCATGATTCACTTTTCAGGGATGAAGATTATGTGGTGATTGAAATAGGATACGGAACACAAACCACCCGTTCAAGTACTCCATTACATTTCAGCTCTGGCGAGCTCCTATCCATCATCCCTTCACCGAGTAATATAGAGCCCGGGATTTTGCTCAAGAAAAGTAAAAAGTTCAGCTATATATCGAGCATGGGAGATGAGTGTATTGACATTAGGAAGAAAGATGAACAATTTGCCGTTGATCAGCCCATTAGAAGGTCTTTTTCTATGGATTCAGCAGACGACAGACAGCTGTATTTAGCTGTTCAGGAGATAATAACACAGCAGCAAACGCAGGTAAATAGAGAGGTTAATCATTGCATCGAGGGCTGCAGCAGCAGAGTTAAAAGATCATTCTTTTCTTTCAGGCACGGAAGGAGTGCTTCGAGAAATGCAGTTCATCAAAC GTTTTTCTTAATCTACTCGAGTCCGGCACTTCGAAACAGAAGCCTCTTTCATTTCATTTCTCACACAGCAACCATGAAGATCTTGGTAGCCATCAAAAGGGTAATAGATTATGCCGTCAAAATCCGGGTCAAACCCGACAAG ACTGGTGTGGACTCGTCTAGCGTGAAGATGTCGATGAACCCATTTTGCGAGATAGGGTTAGAAGAGGCGCTTCGAATTAAGGAGTCGGGTCGGGCCTCCGAGGTGGTAGCTGTGAGCGTCGGCCCGAGCCAATGTGTTGACACCCTTCGAACCGGTCTTGCAATGGGTGCCGACCGGGCTATCCACGTGGAGTACCCTGGAACACTTTACCCGCTTTCCGTGGCCAAGATTCTTAGAGCTCTGGTAAATATTGAGAAGCCTGgccttctttttcttgggaAACAG GCGATTGATGATGACTGCAACCAGACCGGTCAAATGCTTGCTGGGCTTCTACAATGGCCACAAGGGACATTTGCCTCTAAG GTTGTACTCGATGAAGAAAATAAAGTAGTAACAGTGGACAGGGAAGTTGATGGTGGCCTGGAGACTTTATGTTTGGATATACCTGCAGTAATCAC CACTGACTTGAGATTGAACCAGCCCAGATATGCTACTCTTCCAAATATTATGAAAGCAAAATCAAAGGTGATCAAGAAATTCACTCCACaggatttgaatgttgaaatcAAGTCTGACTTGGAAGTTGTTCAAGTAACAGAACCCCCAAAAAGAAAGGCAGGGGTCATTCTTTCTACAGTAGATGAATTGTTGGACAAGTTAAAAAATGAGGCTCGTGTTATTTGA
- the LOC140835193 gene encoding 1-aminocyclopropane-1-carboxylate oxidase homolog 1-like isoform X2, with translation MAGGTDFFSGGQESDRMKMLKSFDETKAGVKGLVDSGTLKVPKIFVRPSEELAQEYSHNRIHVQVPAIDDLDQVQKHDKQRLMDPDQALTYKKNQIKVPVIDLSEVHKPDRRKQVVEEVKIASETWGFFQVVNHGIPLCVLDGMIDDVREFHEQDVEEKRKYYTRDNTKIVRYNSSYDLFTARTASWRDSLTISFSDPDRPIDPQELPASCRDSAIEYSKHVETLGNILLGLLSEALGLETDRLKSMECSKGHRLCGHYYPACPEPDLTIGTAKHSDAGFLTILLQNHIVSGLQVMYDSQWTDIQPVPSGLVVNIGDLLQLVSNGRFKSNEHRAISNGIGPRISVACFFTGPVNGAKMYGPIDDLITEESPPIYAQIVLNDYVMRFLTTALDNYRALDYYMI, from the exons ATGGCAGGAGGAACAGATTTTTTTTCAGGTGGCCAAGAATCTGACAGGATGAAAATGCTGAAATCATTTGATGAAACCAAAGCTGGTGTCAAAGGCCTGGTAGATTCTGGAACGTTGAAAGTTCCCAAGATTTTTGTCAGGCCATCCGAGGAGCTCGCTCAAGAATATTCTCACAACAGGATCCACGTCCAGGTTCCTGCAATTGATGATCTTGACCAAGTTCAGAAACACGACAAGCAAAGATTGATGGATCCGGACCAAGCTTTAACTTATAAAAAGAACCAAATCAAGGTTCCTGTGATAGATCTCAGCGAAGTTCACAAACCTGACAGGCGAAAACAGGTTGTTGAAGAAGTGAAAATTGCATCAGAAACATGGGGTTTTTTCCAGGTGGTGAATCATGGGATTCCGCTATGTGTTCTTGATGGGATGATAGACGACGTTCGCGAATTTCACGAACAGGAtgtggaggagaaaagaaaatattacacgCGGGACAACACGAAAATTGTGAGATATAACAGTAGTTATGATCTTTTTACAGCAAGAACAGCTAGCTGGAGGGATTCTTTAACCATTTCATTTTCGGACCCTGATCGTCCAATTGATCCTCAAGAATTGCCCGCTTCTTGCAG GGACTCAGCTATTGAATACTCAAAACATGTAGAAACTTTGGGAAACATTCTTCTTGGATTGCTGTCCGAGGCTCTAGGACTCGAAACTGATCGCTTAAAGAGTATGGAATGCTCGAAAGGTCATCGGTTGTGCGGTCATTATTATCCAGCATGCCCTGAGCCAGACCTGACCATTGGAACAGCCAAGCATTCTGATGCTGGGTTTCTCACAATTCTTCTGCAAAATCACATTGTGAGTGGTCTCCAAGTCATGTATGACAGCCAGTGGACTGATATCCAACCTGTTCCAAGCGGTTTGGTCGTAAACATTGGAGATCTTCTCCAG TTGGTATCAAATGGAAGATTCAAAAGCAATGAGCATAGAGCCATTTCCAATGGCATTGGACCAAGAATTTCAGTGGCATGCTTTTTCACTGGACCTGTAAACGGAGCTAAGATGTACGGCCCCATCGACGATCTGATAACTGAAGAAAGTCCCCCGATTTACGCACAGATTGTGTTAAATGACTATGTGATGAGGTTCCTGACTACTGCGCTTGACAATTATAGGGCACTCGATTATTACATGATCTGA
- the LOC140835193 gene encoding 1-aminocyclopropane-1-carboxylate oxidase homolog 1-like isoform X1 has translation MAGGTDFFSGGQESDRMKMLKSFDETKAGVKGLVDSGTLKVPKIFVRPSEELAQEYSHNRIHVQVPAIDDLDQVQKHDKQRLMDPDQALTYKKNQIKVPVIDLSEVHKPDRRKQVVEEVKIASETWGFFQVVNHGIPLCVLDGMIDDVREFHEQDVEEKRKYYTRDNTKIVRYNSSYDLFTARTASWRDSLTISFSDPDRPIDPQELPASCRFCSLQTRIHQLLLHVICRDSAIEYSKHVETLGNILLGLLSEALGLETDRLKSMECSKGHRLCGHYYPACPEPDLTIGTAKHSDAGFLTILLQNHIVSGLQVMYDSQWTDIQPVPSGLVVNIGDLLQLVSNGRFKSNEHRAISNGIGPRISVACFFTGPVNGAKMYGPIDDLITEESPPIYAQIVLNDYVMRFLTTALDNYRALDYYMI, from the exons ATGGCAGGAGGAACAGATTTTTTTTCAGGTGGCCAAGAATCTGACAGGATGAAAATGCTGAAATCATTTGATGAAACCAAAGCTGGTGTCAAAGGCCTGGTAGATTCTGGAACGTTGAAAGTTCCCAAGATTTTTGTCAGGCCATCCGAGGAGCTCGCTCAAGAATATTCTCACAACAGGATCCACGTCCAGGTTCCTGCAATTGATGATCTTGACCAAGTTCAGAAACACGACAAGCAAAGATTGATGGATCCGGACCAAGCTTTAACTTATAAAAAGAACCAAATCAAGGTTCCTGTGATAGATCTCAGCGAAGTTCACAAACCTGACAGGCGAAAACAGGTTGTTGAAGAAGTGAAAATTGCATCAGAAACATGGGGTTTTTTCCAGGTGGTGAATCATGGGATTCCGCTATGTGTTCTTGATGGGATGATAGACGACGTTCGCGAATTTCACGAACAGGAtgtggaggagaaaagaaaatattacacgCGGGACAACACGAAAATTGTGAGATATAACAGTAGTTATGATCTTTTTACAGCAAGAACAGCTAGCTGGAGGGATTCTTTAACCATTTCATTTTCGGACCCTGATCGTCCAATTGATCCTCAAGAATTGCCCGCTTCTTGCAG GTTTTGTAGCTTGCAGACAAGAATACATCAACTGCTTTTGCACGTAATTTGCAGGGACTCAGCTATTGAATACTCAAAACATGTAGAAACTTTGGGAAACATTCTTCTTGGATTGCTGTCCGAGGCTCTAGGACTCGAAACTGATCGCTTAAAGAGTATGGAATGCTCGAAAGGTCATCGGTTGTGCGGTCATTATTATCCAGCATGCCCTGAGCCAGACCTGACCATTGGAACAGCCAAGCATTCTGATGCTGGGTTTCTCACAATTCTTCTGCAAAATCACATTGTGAGTGGTCTCCAAGTCATGTATGACAGCCAGTGGACTGATATCCAACCTGTTCCAAGCGGTTTGGTCGTAAACATTGGAGATCTTCTCCAG TTGGTATCAAATGGAAGATTCAAAAGCAATGAGCATAGAGCCATTTCCAATGGCATTGGACCAAGAATTTCAGTGGCATGCTTTTTCACTGGACCTGTAAACGGAGCTAAGATGTACGGCCCCATCGACGATCTGATAACTGAAGAAAGTCCCCCGATTTACGCACAGATTGTGTTAAATGACTATGTGATGAGGTTCCTGACTACTGCGCTTGACAATTATAGGGCACTCGATTATTACATGATCTGA
- the LOC140835195 gene encoding uncharacterized protein isoform X1: protein MGFFSFLGRVFFASIFILSAWQMFNEFGKDGGPAAKEWAPKLGLVKEFIEGKIGKSNLYFDVKPLARTFVATSVFLKGFGGLLFVLGSSFGAFLLIFYLIFTTPILYDFYNYDIGEPKFFVLLYEFLQCVAFLGALLFFQGMKNSILRKQQKKKAPKPKAA from the exons ATGGGTTTCTTTTCATTTCTTGGAAGAGTGTTCTTTGCTTCAATCTTCATCTTATCTGCATGGCAAAT GTTCAACGAATTTGGAAAGGATGGTGGACCTGCAGCAAAAGAATGGGCTCCAAAGCTTGGGCTTGTCAAGGAGTTCATCGAGGGGAAAATCGGGAAAAGCAATTTATACTTTGATGTAAAGCCTCTG GCTAGGACTTTTGTTGCTACCTCTGTTTTTTTGAAGGGGTTTGGAGGTCTTTTATTTGTTCTAGGCAGCAGTTTTGGCGCTTTTCTTTTG ATATTCTACTTGATTTTTACGACTCCCATCTTGTATGACTTTTACAACTATGATATTGGCGAGCCCAAATTTTTCGTACTTTTGTACGAGTTCCTCCAG TGTGTGGCATTTCTCGGCGCATTGCTTTTCTTCCAGGGAATGAAGAATTCAATTTTGAGGAAGCAACAGAAGAAAAAAGCCCCAAAACCGAAGGCAGCTTGA
- the LOC140835195 gene encoding uncharacterized protein isoform X2 produces the protein MGFFSFLGRVFFASIFILSAWQMFNEFGKDGGPAAKEWAPKLGLVKEFIEGKIGKSNLYFDARTFVATSVFLKGFGGLLFVLGSSFGAFLLIFYLIFTTPILYDFYNYDIGEPKFFVLLYEFLQCVAFLGALLFFQGMKNSILRKQQKKKAPKPKAA, from the exons ATGGGTTTCTTTTCATTTCTTGGAAGAGTGTTCTTTGCTTCAATCTTCATCTTATCTGCATGGCAAAT GTTCAACGAATTTGGAAAGGATGGTGGACCTGCAGCAAAAGAATGGGCTCCAAAGCTTGGGCTTGTCAAGGAGTTCATCGAGGGGAAAATCGGGAAAAGCAATTTATACTTTGAT GCTAGGACTTTTGTTGCTACCTCTGTTTTTTTGAAGGGGTTTGGAGGTCTTTTATTTGTTCTAGGCAGCAGTTTTGGCGCTTTTCTTTTG ATATTCTACTTGATTTTTACGACTCCCATCTTGTATGACTTTTACAACTATGATATTGGCGAGCCCAAATTTTTCGTACTTTTGTACGAGTTCCTCCAG TGTGTGGCATTTCTCGGCGCATTGCTTTTCTTCCAGGGAATGAAGAATTCAATTTTGAGGAAGCAACAGAAGAAAAAAGCCCCAAAACCGAAGGCAGCTTGA
- the LOC140835194 gene encoding actin-related protein 9 isoform X2, with translation MDYLKTVVPSQLLAERGCNLVVINPGSANIRVGLAQHDSPYTIAHCIARRTSQVPKKNVQDQLLNSQVTTVQHMERERAYDIIASLLKIRFLDEEVTNIQYPQKMGRVDAFPSQSKDRKETVIPWTEVFEKGNSLGSGEVLTQKEGKAKEEDSSTEPKYREYICGEEALRISPSEPYVLRRPIRRGHLNISLHYPVQQVLEDMLAIWDWILIDKLNIPRSQRHMFSAVIVVPDTFDSREIKEVLTLVLRDLCFSTAVVHQEGLTAVFGNGLSTACVVNIGAQVTSVICVEDGVTLPNTQITLRYGGEDISRCLLWTQRHHQKWPPIRSDALTKPIDLLMLNRLKESHCLIREGEVEAVAVVHSYEDGTPPGSHKTRLTALNVPPMGLFYPMLLAPDVYPPPPRSWFSDNEDMLEDTWDFPRRPDMSDGYFPSSSGFYPMWEAYPIFQSKPKKEEIIGLADAISKSILSTGRIDLQRKLFCSMQLIGGVALTEGLISAVEERVLHAIPSHEAIDTVEVLQSRTNPAFVSWKGGVILGVLDFSRDAWIHRDDWIKNGIYIGSARKYKDSYFLQAQSMCYINS, from the exons ATG GATTATCTTAAAACGGTAGTTCCCTCTCAACTCCTCGCAGAGCGCGGCTGCAACCTTGTTGTAATAAACCCAG GTTCAGCTAATATAAGAGTAGGACTTGCACAACATGATTCTCCGTATACTATTGCGCATTGCATTGCTAGACGCACATCGCAAGTGCCTAAAAAAAATGTTCAAGatcag TTGCTTAATTCTCAGGTTACTACGGTGCAACATATGGAGCGGGAAAGGGCTTATGATATT ATTGCGTCATTACTGAAAATTCGGTTTTTAGATGAGGAAGTGACTAACATTCAATACCCTCAGAAG ATGGGTCGTGTGGATGCATTTCCTTCTCAAAGTAAAGACAGAAAAGAGACTGTTATTCCATGGACTGAAGTGTTTGAGAAAG GTAATTCACTGGGATCTGGAGAAGTATTGACCCAGAAGGAAGGTAAAGCAAAGGAGGAAGACAGTTCCACTGAGCCTAAGTACAGGGAGTACATTTGTGGTGAAGAAGCTCTAAGAATATCTCCAAGTGAACCATATGTCTTGCGCCGTCCTATTCGCAGAGGTCACCTTAACATATCTCTTCATTATCCTGTGCAGCAG GTACTTGAGGATATGCTGGCCATCTGGGATTGGATTTTGATTGATAAACTTAACATTCCTCGCAGTCAAAGACATATGTTTTCTGCTGTCATTGTGGTCCCTGATACATTTGATAGTCGAG AAATAAAGGAAGTTCTTACTCTTGTGCTTCGAGATTTGTGTTTCAGCACAGCAGTAGTCCACCAG GAAGGACTAACTGCTGTTTTTGGGAATGGCTTATCAACAGCATGTGTTGTGAATATTGGTGCTCAGGTGACGTCCGTTATCTGCGTTGAG GATGGAGTGACTTTACCTAACACACAGATTACTCTACGATATGGGGGAGAG GATATATCAAGATGCCTTCTCTGGACTCAGAGGCATCATCAAAAATGGCCACCAATTCGTAGTGATGCTCTGACAAAGCCCATAGACTTGTTGATGCTCAACAGGCTAAAAGAGTCTCACTGTCTGATTAGA GAAGGAGAAGTTGAAGCTGTTGCTGTGGTTCATTCATATGAAGATGGCACACCACCGGGGTCTCACAAGACAAGACTGACCGCTCTTAAT GTCCCCCCTATGGGTTTGTTCTACCCTATGCTTTTGGCTCCAGATGTGTATCCTCCACCACCTCGCTCTTG GTTCAGTGATAATGAGGATATGCTGGAAGATACATGGGATTTTCCTAGAAGACCGGATATGTCGGATGGTTACTTCCCATCTAGTAGTGGATTTTATCCTATGTGGGAAGCTTACCCCATATTTCAGTCGAAGCCAAAAAAAGAGGAAATTATTGGTCTTGCCGATGCTATTTCAAAAAGTATTCTTTCAACAG GGCGAATAGACCTGCAGAGAAAGTTGTTCTGTAGTATGCAACTG ATTGGTGGAGTGGCTTTAACCGAGGGTCTCATTTCTGCGGTGGAAGAGAG GGTATTGCATGCTATTCCCTCTCATGAAGCTATTGATACCGTGGAG GTTTTGCAATCAAGAACAAATCCTGCCTTCGTGTCATGGAAAGGTGGAGTG
- the LOC140835194 gene encoding actin-related protein 9 isoform X1 codes for MDYLKTVVPSQLLAERGCNLVVINPGSANIRVGLAQHDSPYTIAHCIARRTSQVPKKNVQDQLLNSQVTTVQHMERERAYDIIASLLKIRFLDEEVTNIQYPQKMGRVDAFPSQSKDRKETVIPWTEVFEKGNSLGSGEVLTQKEGKAKEEDSSTEPKYREYICGEEALRISPSEPYVLRRPIRRGHLNISLHYPVQQVLEDMLAIWDWILIDKLNIPRSQRHMFSAVIVVPDTFDSREIKEVLTLVLRDLCFSTAVVHQEGLTAVFGNGLSTACVVNIGAQVTSVICVEDGVTLPNTQITLRYGGEDISRCLLWTQRHHQKWPPIRSDALTKPIDLLMLNRLKESHCLIREGEVEAVAVVHSYEDGTPPGSHKTRLTALNVPPMGLFYPMLLAPDVYPPPPRSWFSDNEDMLEDTWDFPRRPDMSDGYFPSSSGFYPMWEAYPIFQSKPKKEEIIGLADAISKSILSTDFKHPWMGA; via the exons ATG GATTATCTTAAAACGGTAGTTCCCTCTCAACTCCTCGCAGAGCGCGGCTGCAACCTTGTTGTAATAAACCCAG GTTCAGCTAATATAAGAGTAGGACTTGCACAACATGATTCTCCGTATACTATTGCGCATTGCATTGCTAGACGCACATCGCAAGTGCCTAAAAAAAATGTTCAAGatcag TTGCTTAATTCTCAGGTTACTACGGTGCAACATATGGAGCGGGAAAGGGCTTATGATATT ATTGCGTCATTACTGAAAATTCGGTTTTTAGATGAGGAAGTGACTAACATTCAATACCCTCAGAAG ATGGGTCGTGTGGATGCATTTCCTTCTCAAAGTAAAGACAGAAAAGAGACTGTTATTCCATGGACTGAAGTGTTTGAGAAAG GTAATTCACTGGGATCTGGAGAAGTATTGACCCAGAAGGAAGGTAAAGCAAAGGAGGAAGACAGTTCCACTGAGCCTAAGTACAGGGAGTACATTTGTGGTGAAGAAGCTCTAAGAATATCTCCAAGTGAACCATATGTCTTGCGCCGTCCTATTCGCAGAGGTCACCTTAACATATCTCTTCATTATCCTGTGCAGCAG GTACTTGAGGATATGCTGGCCATCTGGGATTGGATTTTGATTGATAAACTTAACATTCCTCGCAGTCAAAGACATATGTTTTCTGCTGTCATTGTGGTCCCTGATACATTTGATAGTCGAG AAATAAAGGAAGTTCTTACTCTTGTGCTTCGAGATTTGTGTTTCAGCACAGCAGTAGTCCACCAG GAAGGACTAACTGCTGTTTTTGGGAATGGCTTATCAACAGCATGTGTTGTGAATATTGGTGCTCAGGTGACGTCCGTTATCTGCGTTGAG GATGGAGTGACTTTACCTAACACACAGATTACTCTACGATATGGGGGAGAG GATATATCAAGATGCCTTCTCTGGACTCAGAGGCATCATCAAAAATGGCCACCAATTCGTAGTGATGCTCTGACAAAGCCCATAGACTTGTTGATGCTCAACAGGCTAAAAGAGTCTCACTGTCTGATTAGA GAAGGAGAAGTTGAAGCTGTTGCTGTGGTTCATTCATATGAAGATGGCACACCACCGGGGTCTCACAAGACAAGACTGACCGCTCTTAAT GTCCCCCCTATGGGTTTGTTCTACCCTATGCTTTTGGCTCCAGATGTGTATCCTCCACCACCTCGCTCTTG GTTCAGTGATAATGAGGATATGCTGGAAGATACATGGGATTTTCCTAGAAGACCGGATATGTCGGATGGTTACTTCCCATCTAGTAGTGGATTTTATCCTATGTGGGAAGCTTACCCCATATTTCAGTCGAAGCCAAAAAAAGAGGAAATTATTGGTCTTGCCGATGCTATTTCAAAAAGTATTCTTTCAACAG ATTTTAAGCATCCATGGATGGGAGCATGA